The following are encoded in a window of Haloarcula laminariae genomic DNA:
- a CDS encoding DUF433 domain-containing protein: MKELTDDTSPRLRGTGITVLDIYRAYARDGYEPPEIAHAYGLGLDDVHYALAHYYSHAPDLRDLDYEEYTVDEALSESGRER, encoded by the coding sequence ATGAAAGAACTGACTGACGATACCAGTCCACGGCTTCGGGGGACTGGAATCACTGTTCTCGATATTTACAGAGCGTATGCGAGAGACGGATACGAGCCGCCAGAGATAGCCCACGCATACGGTCTCGGATTAGACGATGTGCACTACGCGCTGGCACATTACTATTCTCACGCTCCTGATTTGCGCGATTTAGATTACGAAGAGTACACTGTTGACGAAGCACTTTCTGAATCTGGAAGAGAGCGCTGA
- a CDS encoding amino acid permease — protein sequence MSEEDLAKDLGPLAALTIGVGTMIGAGIFVLPGEAILNAGSMAAVAFVLGGVIAMFTALSASELGTAMPRSGGAYYYVNHALGPLFGSVAGWANWLGLAFASAFYMVGFGRYIARIFGLSGSVGLGPVSITVVKIIALVGGAFFVLINYVGAKETGRLQNIIVVLLVAILAVFTFLGTLRAEPGNLPEARGVITTLETTGLIFVSYLGFVQITSVAEEIKDPGKNLPRAVIGSVVIVTVIYALVLVIMSAAVPQGFIADVITSDAENPIAVVEVGQYLQGAAMGGALLFGGLLATASSANASILASSRINFAMGRDRIVAPALNEIHPRFGTPYRAIGITGGLILLFIVIGDLTLLSGAASGLHLIIYGLLNLALLVMRYVNPEEYTPDFVVPLYPLMPILGVVLSFALLVFVAGDALLLSFGIAAAAILWYGLYARTRTEKQGILSKHVLSRSEELPDAAVSAAAGVQPDGGQYRVMVPLANPENEQQLITLASAIAKQRGGTVVATHIVTVPDQTALAGAAEKTGEIDASSERLLASAREDAETFGVDVETHTIISHKSYEAIFDAARTHDADQVVMGWGPDAHGSPGRAESAIDELTEAVPCDFLVLRDRDLDPSKILLPTAGGPDSELSASIAKLLQAEYGSEITLLNVADDRATGQAFLEEWAADNGLGDAELLVESGDVETAIEDAAADATLLIIGATEEGLLRRLVSDSLVLDVVDDVECSVLLAEKHRDRGLLERLF from the coding sequence ATGAGTGAGGAGGACCTCGCGAAGGACCTCGGTCCGCTCGCGGCCCTGACCATCGGCGTCGGGACGATGATCGGGGCTGGCATCTTCGTCCTGCCCGGGGAGGCCATCCTCAACGCCGGCTCGATGGCGGCGGTTGCGTTCGTGCTCGGCGGCGTCATCGCGATGTTCACCGCGCTGTCGGCCAGCGAGCTCGGGACCGCGATGCCCCGCTCTGGCGGGGCGTACTACTACGTCAACCACGCGCTGGGCCCGCTCTTTGGCTCGGTCGCCGGCTGGGCCAACTGGCTCGGACTCGCCTTCGCCAGCGCCTTCTACATGGTCGGCTTTGGGCGCTACATCGCCCGTATCTTCGGGCTCTCGGGGTCGGTCGGGCTCGGGCCCGTCTCGATAACCGTCGTGAAAATAATCGCACTGGTCGGGGGCGCCTTCTTCGTTCTCATCAACTACGTGGGCGCGAAAGAGACCGGGCGGCTACAGAATATCATCGTCGTCCTGCTGGTGGCGATTCTGGCGGTATTTACCTTTCTGGGAACGCTGCGGGCCGAGCCGGGGAACCTCCCCGAGGCCCGCGGCGTCATCACGACACTGGAGACGACGGGGCTCATCTTCGTCTCCTATCTCGGCTTCGTCCAGATTACGAGCGTCGCCGAGGAGATAAAGGACCCCGGCAAGAACCTCCCGCGGGCGGTCATCGGCAGCGTCGTCATCGTGACGGTCATCTACGCGCTGGTGCTCGTCATCATGAGCGCGGCCGTCCCGCAGGGCTTTATCGCCGACGTCATCACCTCCGACGCCGAGAACCCCATCGCCGTCGTCGAGGTCGGCCAGTACCTCCAGGGGGCCGCGATGGGCGGGGCGCTGCTGTTTGGCGGCCTGCTCGCCACTGCCTCCAGCGCGAACGCCTCCATCCTCGCGTCCTCCCGCATCAACTTCGCGATGGGGCGGGACCGGATCGTAGCGCCGGCGCTCAACGAAATCCATCCCCGGTTCGGGACGCCCTACCGGGCCATCGGTATCACCGGCGGGCTCATCCTCCTTTTCATCGTTATCGGCGACCTGACGCTGCTCTCGGGCGCGGCCTCGGGGCTCCACCTCATCATCTACGGCCTGCTGAACCTCGCCTTGCTCGTGATGCGCTATGTGAACCCGGAGGAGTACACCCCCGATTTCGTCGTGCCGCTCTACCCGCTCATGCCGATTCTTGGCGTCGTCCTCTCCTTTGCCCTGCTCGTGTTCGTCGCGGGTGACGCGCTCTTGCTCTCCTTCGGTATCGCCGCCGCGGCGATACTGTGGTACGGGCTCTACGCCCGCACCCGAACCGAAAAGCAGGGCATCCTCTCGAAACACGTCCTCTCTCGCTCCGAGGAGCTGCCCGACGCCGCCGTCAGCGCGGCCGCCGGCGTACAGCCCGACGGCGGACAGTACCGCGTGATGGTCCCCCTGGCCAATCCGGAAAACGAGCAGCAACTCATCACGCTCGCCAGCGCCATCGCCAAGCAGCGCGGCGGGACGGTCGTCGCGACCCATATCGTCACGGTGCCCGACCAGACGGCCCTGGCCGGAGCGGCCGAGAAGACCGGCGAAATCGACGCGAGCTCCGAACGCCTGCTGGCGAGCGCCCGCGAGGACGCCGAGACGTTCGGCGTCGACGTCGAGACCCACACCATCATCTCCCACAAGTCCTACGAGGCCATCTTCGACGCCGCCCGCACCCACGACGCGGACCAGGTCGTGATGGGGTGGGGGCCCGACGCACACGGCTCGCCCGGCCGGGCGGAGTCGGCCATAGACGAGCTCACCGAAGCGGTTCCCTGTGACTTCCTCGTACTCCGGGACCGCGACCTCGACCCCTCGAAGATACTGCTGCCGACCGCCGGCGGTCCCGATTCGGAGCTGTCGGCATCGATTGCGAAACTGCTCCAGGCCGAGTACGGCTCGGAAATAACGCTGCTCAACGTCGCCGACGACCGAGCGACCGGTCAAGCCTTCCTCGAAGAATGGGCCGCCGACAACGGGCTCGGCGACGCCGAACTGCTCGTGGAGTCCGGCGACGTGGAGACCGCCATCGAGGACGCCGCCGCGGACGCGACGCTGCTCATCATCGGCGCGACCGAGGAGGGTCTGCTTCGGCGGCTCGTCTCGGACTCGCTCGTCCTGGACGTCGTCGACGACGTGGAGTGTTCGGTGCTGCTGGCCGAGAAACACCGCGACCGCGGACTGCTCGAACGGTTGTTCTAA
- a CDS encoding universal stress protein, producing MNSGPRDGNRNLLAHVLLPVANEDDAQATATALEPYEPARVTALHVVEKGAGVPDKTPVKQSEELAEASYAAVRSVFPDADDHTAYGRDVAAEIFEAAEEVEASAIAYRSRGGGRLMQFLSGDLSLKLVTNADIPVIALPHEDTDE from the coding sequence ATGAACAGTGGCCCCAGAGACGGGAACCGCAACCTTCTGGCGCACGTCCTCCTCCCGGTCGCCAACGAAGACGACGCCCAGGCCACGGCCACGGCGCTCGAACCGTACGAGCCGGCGCGCGTGACAGCGCTGCACGTCGTCGAAAAAGGGGCTGGCGTTCCCGACAAGACGCCGGTCAAGCAGTCCGAAGAGCTGGCCGAGGCGTCTTACGCCGCCGTCCGGTCGGTGTTCCCCGACGCCGACGACCACACCGCGTACGGGCGCGACGTCGCGGCCGAGATATTCGAGGCCGCCGAAGAAGTCGAGGCCAGCGCCATCGCCTACCGCTCGCGCGGCGGCGGCCGGCTGATGCAGTTCCTCTCGGGCGACCTCTCCCTGAAGCTGGTCACGAACGCCGACATCCCCGTAATCGCGCTCCCCCACGAGGACACCGATGAGTGA
- a CDS encoding potassium channel family protein — protein sequence MYIVIVGAGDIGTPLIEIATAGGNEVVVIERDTAKAEQASRAFDCLVINDDATSKETLADAGADRADALISTTDQDATNIMVCLLAQELDVPEVVSVVHNPEHMGLFAQIGVNTMQNPQRLIAEYLYRAVKRPSIVDFMRIGEQAEVFEITVKQSAPIAGKTLQEATASDLLGPDVLIVAIEREGTDEPITPRGGTRIEADDLLTVYSATGATPEVTDVFGHTEDRN from the coding sequence ATGTACATCGTCATCGTTGGGGCTGGTGACATCGGTACGCCGCTCATCGAGATAGCGACGGCCGGGGGCAACGAGGTCGTCGTCATCGAGCGGGACACGGCCAAGGCCGAGCAGGCGTCGCGGGCGTTCGACTGTCTGGTCATCAACGACGACGCGACGTCGAAGGAGACCCTCGCGGACGCCGGCGCTGACCGGGCCGACGCGCTCATCTCGACGACCGACCAGGACGCGACCAACATCATGGTCTGTCTGCTGGCCCAGGAACTCGACGTGCCCGAGGTGGTCTCGGTGGTCCACAACCCCGAACACATGGGGCTGTTCGCTCAGATCGGCGTGAACACGATGCAGAACCCACAGCGGCTCATCGCGGAGTACCTCTACCGAGCCGTCAAGCGCCCGTCTATCGTCGACTTCATGCGTATCGGCGAACAGGCCGAGGTGTTCGAGATAACGGTCAAGCAGTCGGCACCGATAGCGGGCAAGACGCTCCAGGAAGCCACTGCAAGCGACCTCCTTGGTCCGGACGTACTCATCGTCGCCATCGAGCGGGAGGGGACTGACGAGCCGATAACGCCGCGAGGGGGCACGCGTATCGAAGCCGACGACTTGCTTACCGTCTACTCCGCGACGGGAGCGACGCCCGAGGTGACGGACGTGTTCGGCCACACCGAGGACCGCAACTGA
- a CDS encoding site-specific DNA-methyltransferase: protein MLARPDSVETLKQELLNEEPPDVELVADISGTIGLDEYSSGERDRPNQLYHGDNLDVMNYLIKEQDMAGEVTLCYIDPPYAADHAFESRGGGRTNPTYRDSFEDAEYLEYLRERLVLIHELLAEDGSIYVHIGEEMMAHVKIILDDVFGRENYENTISRKKCHSKNATKKRYGNVQDFIFFYAKNSDKKTWERPSRPPTKEEKERAMKEYRYEEEETGRKYMKVPIHAPGERDGETGEPWREMEPPEGKHWTYPPEKLEEMAEEGLIVFSDSGNPRKKVYYDQRDGVPVTDMWLDKRDYYNQQQAITGYPTEKNIDLLERIVEASSNEGDLVMDAFMGSGTTLAAADKLNRNWLGMDKGDEAFEVTQERMKEGSGHSPFEVYEMQ from the coding sequence ATGTTAGCTCGGCCAGATTCTGTTGAAACACTGAAGCAAGAGCTGCTGAATGAAGAGCCGCCTGATGTCGAACTAGTTGCTGACATTTCTGGCACTATTGGACTTGACGAGTACTCTTCGGGGGAGCGTGACCGACCGAACCAACTCTACCACGGTGACAATCTTGATGTAATGAATTATCTCATTAAAGAGCAGGATATGGCTGGCGAGGTCACACTCTGTTATATTGACCCACCATACGCCGCTGACCACGCTTTTGAATCCCGTGGTGGTGGCCGAACCAATCCGACTTATAGAGATAGTTTTGAGGACGCTGAGTATCTCGAATACCTTCGGGAGCGTTTAGTGCTTATCCACGAGTTGCTTGCTGAAGACGGGTCCATCTATGTACATATTGGTGAGGAGATGATGGCTCACGTCAAAATTATTCTTGACGATGTGTTCGGGCGGGAGAACTACGAGAATACCATCTCACGTAAAAAGTGCCACTCAAAGAATGCCACGAAGAAGCGATACGGGAATGTTCAGGACTTCATCTTCTTCTACGCTAAAAACAGCGATAAAAAGACCTGGGAGCGACCGTCTCGACCGCCGACCAAGGAGGAGAAGGAACGAGCCATGAAGGAATATCGGTATGAAGAAGAGGAGACAGGAAGGAAATATATGAAAGTTCCAATCCACGCCCCTGGGGAAAGAGACGGTGAAACAGGCGAACCGTGGCGTGAAATGGAACCACCTGAGGGTAAACACTGGACGTACCCGCCCGAGAAACTGGAGGAGATGGCTGAGGAGGGACTGATTGTATTCTCGGACAGCGGCAACCCGAGAAAGAAAGTCTACTACGACCAGCGGGATGGTGTTCCTGTGACCGATATGTGGCTCGATAAACGCGATTACTACAACCAACAACAGGCTATCACGGGATACCCCACCGAGAAGAATATTGACCTGCTTGAACGGATTGTAGAGGCTTCTTCGAACGAGGGTGACTTGGTGATGGATGCGTTTATGGGAAGTGGAACGACGCTCGCAGCAGCAGATAAACTCAATCGGAACTGGTTGGGAATGGACAAGGGAGATGAGGCGTTTGAGGTTACTCAGGAGCGAATGAAAGAGGGTAGCGGACACTCACCGTTCGAAGTCTACGAAATGCAGTAA
- a CDS encoding potassium transporter TrkG, translating to MTRRTDWASRTDLRIIARDIGSLLLMEAGLMVITAVIALGFREFHAAFGFITAGGLTAGVGGLANHRFADAPVPGLKHGMVIAAGGWFMVAVFGGLPFFLTAWFTPPEVMATFVPAGTDTSAWEPISVGGTTTVSSLAYFRNPLHALFESMSGWTGSGLTMAIHEPSLPRAVQWWRSFIQWVGGVGVIVLTVSILARPGSGSYALYRSEAREEKIHPSIVSTVRTVWKLVVGYTLFAFLLLFWAITASDYGSTLPLWEAAWQALNHAMTGLTTGGFSVTDNSIATYDSPLVELVLLPIMILGAVAFPVHYLVLHDRQWRELVTDLQTRWLFLLLGAGVVVLSLQNALTVSATADAFAAESVLPVSVPLVSGGQFDAVRDSVFQWVSALSCTGFQSAPIGRWVAGGKVMLVGAMTLGGAAGSTVGGIKIIRGYTVVRGIIWQFSRVFLPKNAVVTARIDGRILDREEMEHEFSEAAIVTLLWVLFLGVTSLVLVNLAGPDFGYADALFEVASAQGNVGLSTGITGPSMHPVAETMFLFNMWIGRLEIIPVLVFVRSAVYGLNP from the coding sequence ATGACCCGACGGACCGACTGGGCGTCTCGGACGGACCTCCGAATAATCGCCCGCGACATCGGCTCGCTCCTGTTGATGGAGGCGGGGCTGATGGTCATCACCGCGGTGATAGCGCTGGGGTTCCGGGAGTTCCACGCCGCGTTCGGGTTCATCACGGCCGGCGGGCTCACCGCGGGCGTCGGCGGGCTGGCGAACCACCGCTTTGCCGACGCTCCGGTTCCGGGGCTGAAACACGGGATGGTCATCGCCGCGGGCGGCTGGTTCATGGTGGCGGTCTTCGGGGGGCTCCCGTTTTTCCTGACGGCGTGGTTCACGCCGCCGGAGGTGATGGCGACGTTCGTCCCGGCCGGCACGGACACGAGCGCTTGGGAGCCAATCAGCGTCGGCGGGACGACGACGGTGTCGAGTCTCGCGTACTTCCGGAACCCGCTGCACGCCCTCTTCGAGAGCATGAGCGGCTGGACCGGCAGCGGGCTGACCATGGCCATTCACGAGCCCTCCCTGCCCCGCGCCGTCCAGTGGTGGCGCTCGTTCATCCAGTGGGTCGGCGGCGTCGGCGTCATCGTCCTGACGGTCTCGATTCTCGCACGGCCCGGGAGCGGGAGCTACGCGCTCTACCGGAGCGAGGCCCGCGAGGAGAAGATACACCCGAGCATCGTCTCCACGGTGCGGACGGTCTGGAAGCTCGTCGTCGGCTACACCCTGTTTGCCTTCCTCCTCCTCTTCTGGGCGATTACCGCCAGCGACTACGGGAGCACGCTCCCGCTGTGGGAGGCCGCCTGGCAGGCGCTCAACCACGCGATGACCGGGCTCACCACGGGCGGGTTCTCCGTTACGGACAACTCCATCGCGACGTACGATTCGCCGCTGGTCGAGCTCGTCCTGTTGCCTATCATGATACTGGGCGCCGTCGCCTTCCCCGTCCACTACCTGGTGCTTCACGACCGGCAGTGGCGTGAACTGGTCACCGACCTCCAGACGCGCTGGCTGTTCTTGCTGCTCGGAGCGGGGGTCGTCGTCCTCTCGCTGCAGAACGCGCTGACGGTCTCGGCAACGGCCGACGCCTTCGCCGCGGAGTCCGTTCTCCCCGTCTCGGTGCCGCTGGTCAGCGGCGGGCAGTTCGACGCGGTTCGCGATTCCGTCTTCCAATGGGTGTCGGCGCTGTCCTGTACCGGGTTCCAGTCGGCGCCCATCGGCCGCTGGGTCGCCGGTGGCAAGGTGATGCTCGTCGGTGCGATGACGCTGGGCGGGGCAGCCGGGTCGACGGTCGGCGGAATCAAGATAATCCGGGGGTACACCGTCGTCCGCGGTATCATCTGGCAGTTCTCCCGGGTGTTCCTCCCGAAGAACGCGGTCGTCACCGCGCGCATCGACGGCCGGATACTCGACCGCGAGGAGATGGAACACGAGTTCAGCGAGGCCGCTATCGTGACCTTGCTGTGGGTGCTGTTCCTCGGCGTCACCAGCCTCGTGCTCGTCAACCTCGCCGGGCCCGACTTCGGCTACGCCGACGCCCTCTTCGAGGTCGCCAGCGCCCAGGGCAACGTCGGCCTGTCGACGGGTATCACCGGCCCGTCGATGCACCCGGTGGCGGAGACGATGTTCCTGTTCAACATGTGGATCGGTCGGCTGGAAATCATCCCGGTGCTCGTGTTCGTCCGGTCGGCGGTGTACGGGCTGAACCCGTAA
- a CDS encoding extracellular solute-binding protein translates to MSDNRSDESAGADAAPDGGVVESEAEPDDSVDVESLSDSELRAKFREVRNERDQARDRVDELEDTVEDQQHRLYDLEGSLAELQGVVNANASGDLTRRADIDSNVDSVVDFVSSYNRMLDEWNTMLKQVKEVSTSVDESTSDVESEVENVERESEQVSQSISEIADGAHEQNEHLQQVGDEMRSISATIEEVAASATEVANTAEDSVESGDNAQEAATKAIEDLEAMEAKTEEMVQQVEQLSNLMGDIEEITEFINDVADDTNMLALNANIEAARAGEAGSGFAVVANEVKDLANETKEATDEISSTVSEVREQTETTVENMYETQEVVSQAGSAVDSTIDGLDDVVHMIEQVNTSIKEIDDAVDQQAQTTQSVVSMVDEVSAVSEETTTEAETVAEAAESQADSLTDVTQEVGVMSQRAEELGSTAAQFTTGERQKHTMSKGDTVVDFWHAMGGAKSLLLHDFAREFEEEHGSVHFRLSSLGSYDGVLDESLASSGTDEMPAIAQINEIGSMKARLSGAFKPAERIIPESAKASLTDSVSDYYTVDGELQSVPFNSSNPVLCINRDAFEAAGLNPENPPETFAEVREASQQLVDAGVVDYGITFANYSWFVEQWFAEAGQELVNEDNGRSGVPDQAYLDSDFAHELFQWWTDMEADGLYHNTGIKARGTAKKTFHDGRAAMLIGSTSSLGSIESGAEFDLKTGYLPVLDDRNGVLVGGASLWIGDNLDPSVEQAVGEFLAWLLQPEQQARWHRETGYFPVCDGAADLLRSEGWFDENPHFATAFDQFQDSSDTPATNGAQMGPFPEVRGIIERARAEMPVGEDVGDSLRALNNEVEAELFSWEAES, encoded by the coding sequence ATGAGCGATAACCGCAGTGACGAGAGCGCAGGGGCCGACGCGGCTCCCGACGGCGGTGTAGTCGAGTCGGAGGCGGAGCCCGACGATAGCGTCGACGTCGAGTCGCTGTCGGACAGCGAGCTGCGTGCGAAGTTCCGGGAGGTGCGAAACGAGCGCGACCAGGCCCGCGACCGCGTCGATGAGCTCGAAGACACCGTCGAGGACCAGCAACATCGCCTCTACGACCTCGAAGGGTCCCTCGCCGAGCTACAGGGCGTCGTCAACGCCAACGCCTCGGGCGATCTGACACGCCGGGCCGACATCGACTCCAACGTCGACTCCGTCGTCGATTTTGTCTCCAGCTACAACCGGATGCTCGACGAGTGGAACACGATGTTGAAGCAGGTCAAGGAGGTCAGCACGTCGGTCGACGAGTCCACCTCCGACGTCGAGTCGGAGGTCGAGAACGTCGAGCGGGAAAGCGAACAGGTGAGCCAGTCCATCAGCGAAATCGCCGACGGGGCCCACGAGCAAAACGAACACCTCCAGCAGGTCGGCGACGAGATGCGCTCTATCTCCGCGACCATCGAGGAGGTTGCGGCCTCGGCGACCGAGGTGGCAAACACCGCCGAGGACTCCGTCGAGAGCGGCGACAACGCACAGGAGGCCGCGACCAAGGCCATCGAGGACCTCGAAGCGATGGAGGCAAAGACCGAGGAGATGGTCCAGCAGGTCGAACAGCTCTCGAATCTGATGGGCGACATCGAGGAGATTACCGAGTTCATCAACGACGTGGCCGACGACACGAACATGCTCGCGCTGAACGCCAACATCGAGGCGGCGCGGGCGGGCGAAGCGGGCTCGGGCTTTGCCGTCGTCGCAAACGAGGTCAAGGACCTCGCCAACGAGACCAAGGAAGCGACCGACGAGATAAGCTCGACCGTCTCCGAGGTGCGAGAGCAGACCGAGACCACCGTCGAGAACATGTACGAGACCCAGGAGGTCGTCTCCCAGGCCGGCAGCGCGGTCGACTCGACCATCGACGGGCTCGACGACGTGGTACACATGATCGAGCAGGTCAACACCTCCATCAAGGAGATAGACGACGCGGTCGACCAGCAGGCCCAGACCACGCAGTCGGTCGTCTCGATGGTCGACGAGGTCAGCGCCGTCAGCGAGGAGACCACCACGGAGGCCGAGACGGTGGCCGAGGCGGCCGAGAGCCAGGCCGACTCGCTCACGGACGTCACCCAGGAGGTCGGCGTGATGTCCCAGCGGGCCGAGGAGCTGGGCTCGACGGCCGCGCAGTTCACGACCGGCGAGCGGCAGAAACACACGATGTCGAAAGGCGACACCGTCGTCGACTTCTGGCACGCGATGGGCGGCGCGAAGTCCCTGCTCTTGCACGATTTCGCACGCGAGTTCGAGGAGGAACACGGCTCCGTCCACTTCCGGCTCTCCTCGCTGGGCAGCTACGACGGGGTCTTAGACGAGAGTCTGGCGTCGTCCGGAACCGACGAGATGCCGGCCATCGCCCAGATAAACGAGATAGGGAGCATGAAGGCCCGGCTGTCGGGGGCGTTCAAGCCCGCCGAACGCATCATCCCGGAGTCGGCGAAAGCGTCACTGACCGACTCCGTCTCGGACTACTACACCGTCGACGGGGAGCTACAATCGGTGCCGTTCAACTCCTCGAACCCCGTGCTGTGTATCAACAGGGACGCCTTCGAGGCCGCCGGGCTGAACCCGGAGAACCCGCCCGAGACCTTCGCGGAGGTCCGCGAGGCCAGCCAACAGCTCGTCGACGCGGGCGTCGTCGACTACGGCATCACCTTCGCGAACTACTCCTGGTTCGTCGAACAGTGGTTCGCCGAAGCCGGCCAGGAGCTCGTCAACGAGGACAACGGCCGCAGCGGCGTCCCCGACCAGGCTTACCTCGATAGCGACTTCGCCCACGAGCTCTTCCAGTGGTGGACCGACATGGAGGCCGACGGGCTCTATCACAACACCGGTATCAAGGCCCGCGGGACGGCCAAGAAGACCTTCCACGACGGGCGAGCCGCCATGCTCATCGGCTCGACGTCGTCGCTGGGCTCCATCGAGTCGGGCGCCGAGTTCGACCTGAAGACAGGCTACCTCCCCGTGCTGGACGACCGCAACGGCGTCCTCGTCGGCGGGGCCTCGCTGTGGATCGGCGACAACCTCGACCCGTCGGTCGAACAGGCCGTCGGCGAGTTCCTCGCGTGGCTCCTCCAGCCCGAACAGCAGGCCCGCTGGCATCGCGAGACCGGCTACTTCCCGGTCTGTGACGGCGCCGCCGACCTGCTTCGCAGCGAGGGATGGTTCGACGAGAACCCGCACTTCGCCACCGCGTTCGACCAGTTCCAGGACTCTTCGGACACGCCCGCGACCAACGGCGCACAGATGGGACCGTTCCCGGAAGTCCGCGGTATCATCGAGCGGGCCCGCGCGGAGATGCCCGTCGGCGAGGACGTCGGCGACAGCCTGCGGGCGCTGAACAACGAGGTCGAGGCTGAGCTGTTCAGCTGGGAAGCCGAGAGCTGA
- a CDS encoding DUF433 domain-containing protein: MDQNRHLDLNGSEPMIYGMRISVLDVYYVDSELEPEEAEKTLFDDWDLNEEQVDAALEYYRNNEAEMKHIQARKTEIANS; this comes from the coding sequence ATGGACCAGAACCGCCATTTGGACCTAAACGGCAGTGAACCCATGATATATGGTATGCGTATCAGCGTCCTTGACGTATATTATGTAGATTCAGAATTAGAGCCTGAGGAAGCAGAAAAGACGTTATTTGACGATTGGGATTTGAACGAAGAGCAGGTTGATGCAGCTCTCGAATACTACCGAAATAACGAGGCCGAAATGAAGCATATACAAGCTCGGAAAACCGAAATCGCCAATTCATAA
- a CDS encoding site-specific integrase: protein MQLENYDNQDGYRVVLTTTERSDLAEEIENTHSSISWQLASYCGLRRQEIEHVRFRDVRKRETGDWILRVWEDGAKRGKYRETPIPHSVAVRINTVQETGEVNPDDTIIQQSMRTCTRHLKQAAAELQEENGDEGWQHVRLHDGRRTWANSLLDNDVSPLQVMEWGSWDDWITFREHYLQKFTAEKQSREISKVDWL from the coding sequence ATGCAATTAGAAAACTACGACAATCAAGATGGATATCGAGTTGTTCTCACTACGACTGAACGGTCAGACTTGGCAGAAGAGATAGAAAATACTCATAGCAGTATCAGTTGGCAATTAGCTTCGTACTGTGGCCTACGCAGACAAGAAATCGAGCACGTGCGTTTCAGAGACGTTCGGAAGAGAGAGACTGGAGACTGGATTCTGAGAGTCTGGGAAGATGGGGCTAAGAGAGGGAAGTACCGAGAGACACCTATTCCCCATTCTGTCGCTGTTCGGATTAACACAGTCCAGGAGACAGGTGAAGTGAATCCTGACGATACTATAATCCAACAATCGATGCGCACCTGTACGCGGCATCTGAAGCAAGCAGCCGCCGAGCTGCAAGAAGAAAACGGAGATGAAGGGTGGCAGCATGTTCGGCTTCACGACGGTCGGCGTACGTGGGCAAACAGTCTACTTGATAACGATGTTTCTCCGTTGCAGGTGATGGAATGGGGGTCTTGGGACGATTGGATTACCTTTCGAGAGCACTATCTCCAGAAGTTCACTGCTGAGAAACAGAGTCGAGAGATTAGCAAAGTAGACTGGCTGTAG